From Camelina sativa cultivar DH55 chromosome 7, Cs, whole genome shotgun sequence, one genomic window encodes:
- the LOC104700727 gene encoding probable thionin-2.4 encodes MEGKTLILSVLLMSLFMAQIQVDAKSCCPSTTARNIYNTCRLTGSSRPICASLSGCKNIGGTKCPPGYTHDILENTGDVVTEYCKVGCVSSVCGALTTIQNSDASEVVNGAVEKCTNACSTVCTKDSMNAVETA; translated from the exons ATGGAAGGCAAAACTTTGATTCTAAGTGTGCTCCTAATGAGTCTATTCATGGCACAAATTCAAGTTGACGCAAAGAGCTGCTGTCCATCCACCACTGctagaaatatttataatacttgcCGCTTAACGGGAAGTTCCAGGCCAATATGTGCAAGTCTTAGTGGCTGCAAAAACATTGGTGGGACGAAATGTCCTCCTGGATATACGCATGACATTCTCGAAAACACAG gTGATGTTGTCACTGAATACTGCAAGGTTGGATGTGTATCCTCTGTGTGTGGTGCTTTAACCACTATTCAGAACTCTG ATGCAAGTGAAGTCGTGAATGGAGCGGTTGAAAAATGTACCAACGCATGTTCTACAGTCTGCACCAAGGACTCGATGAATGCAGTTGAAACTGCCTAG